A genome region from Salvia miltiorrhiza cultivar Shanhuang (shh) unplaced genomic scaffold, IMPLAD_Smil_shh original_scaffold_471, whole genome shotgun sequence includes the following:
- the LOC131004941 gene encoding uncharacterized protein LOC131004941 yields the protein MSSGKSRVSSSTGDDDERDPARKYGTPNPSNPFAWTCQFCLKVTNGGAFRLKQHLVGGYRNAKKCPKAPEHVRVEVNAYMMKKAANKVMKHFAKNPPQCVEDDDDQEEDEEMEIGGSSRTTTSKKAPAPKRMKGPLDVYLSQPSSQTHEVLKGRKERKGVFGGASDKICRERACKAIARFFNDNAIPFHPVTSDSFKNMVEEIGQYGPGLEPPSMYELRVPFLQKEVEDTDTKVLEFKKEWATKGCSILSDGWRDSVVQKDIVNFLVNSPKGSVFIKSVEVSEVVKDAITLFQMLDSIVEEVGKANVVQVVTDNASNYVKAGKLLMTKRPHLYWTPCAAHCVDLMLEDIGKLPKIKNALKKAIFMNGYIYNHVAVVNMMRRFTNQRNLHRPAVTRFATSFITLAQYHKQKNNLRKMVTSEEWNASKWAKEAGGKKVTAYILQDTFWRNVLYALKLGGPLVTVLRMVDGDKKPAMGYIYEAMDRAKEAIAKSFGHKEEHYKEAYGIIDKRWDCQLHRPLHAAGYFLNPEIYYDNPDQVSCQEIEQGLYECIQRLIPDEPTQDKIMAELDAYKNANGLFGNAMAIRHRKVKSPADWWSCYGSSSPNLKSFAIKVLSLTCSATGCERNWSVFDHLHTKKRNRLAQDRLNKLVYVKYNRTLERRYKRKDTIDPILLEEIDDSNEWLVGHMDGESSNKDDLVFEDGDLTWNVVSKASGANDPIYSTRRASRVDKGKSVVASSSRRLLDEDEDEEREVNEMEEDIGEDKDDGDDAFEDDGLEDDDF from the exons ATGTCTTCGGGTAAGTCTCGTGTATCATCATCAACGGGGGATGATGATGAGCGGGATCCAGCTAGAAAATATGGGACACCGAATCCAAGCAATCCTTTTGCGTGGACTTGTCAATTTTGTCTAAAAGTGACAAATGGAGGAGCATTTCGCTTGAAACAACATTTAGTGGGTGGTTATAGGAATGCAAAGAAATGTCCTAAGGCTCCGGAACATGTTCGAGTAGAAGTGAATGCTTATATGATGAAGAAAGCAGCTAACAAAGTCATGAAGCATTTTGCTAAAAATCCACCTCAATGtgttgaagatgatgatgatcaaGAAGAGGATGAAGAGATGGAAATTGGAGGTAGCTCACGCACCACGACGAGTAAGAAGGCCCCGGCTCCAAAGAGGATGAAAGGTCCTTTAGATGTTTATCTTAGCCAACCTAGTTCTCAAACTCATGAAGTATTGAagggaagaaaagaaagaaaaggagtCTTTGGTGGTGCTAGTGACAAGATATGTAGGGAAAGAGCTTGTAAAGCAATTGCAAGGTTCTTTAATGACAATGCTATTCCTTTCCATCCGGTCACTAGTGATAGTTTCAAGAACATGGTTGAAGAAATTGGACAATATGGTCCCGGATTGGAACCACCGAGCATGTATGAGCTAAGAGTTCCTTTTCTTCAAAAGGAAGTGGAAGACACGGACACCAAAGTGTTGGAGTTCAAGAAAGAATGGGCCACAAAGGGATGTTCTATTTTATCCGATGGATGGCGTGATTCGGTGGTGCAAAAGGATATTGTAAACTTCCTTGTCAATTCTCCAAAAGGGTCCGTGTTCATCAAATCGGTGGAAGTATCCGAAGTTGTGAAAGATGCAATCACTTTGTTTCAAATGCTTGATTCTATTGTTGAGGAAGTTGGAAAGGCAAATGTTGTGCAAGTGGTGACGGATAATGCATCTAACTATGTCAAAGCGG GGAAATTGCTTATGACAAAAAGACCACATCTTTATTGGACTCCATGTGCCGCACATTGCGTGGACTTAATGTTGGAGGATATTGGAAAGCTTCCAAAGATCAAGAATGCCCTCAAGAAGGCGATCTTCATGaatggttatatatataaccacgtCGCCGTTGTCAACATGATGAGAAGATTCACAAATCAAAGGAATTTGCATCGACCGGCGGTCACAAGGTTTGCAACTTCCTTTATCACTCTTGCACAATATCATAAGCAAAAGAACAACTTGAGGAAGATGGTGACTTCGGAAGAGTGGAATGCTTCAAAGTGGGCAAAGGAAGCGGGGGGAAAGAAGGTGACAGCTTATATTTTGCAAGACACATTTTGGAGGAATGTGTTGTATGCTCTTAAGTTGGGAGGTCCTCTTGTGACGGTACTTCGGATGGTTGATGGGGATAAAAAACCGGCCATGGGGTACATTTATGAAGCTATGGATAGAGCTAAGGAGGCTATTGCTAAGAGTTTTGGTCACAAGGAGGAGCATTACAAAGAAGCGTATGGGATCATTGATAAAAGATGGGATTGCCAACTTCACCGTCCTTTACATGCGGCCGGATACTTTCTTAATCCGGAAATCTATTATGATAATCCGGATCAAGTGAGTTGCCAAGAGATTGAGCAAGGCTTGTATGAATGCATTCAAAGGTTGATTCCCGATGAACCAACTCAAGACAAGATCATGGCTGAGTTGGATGCCTACAAAAATGCAAATGGTCTATTTGGCAATGCAATGGCAATTAGACATAGAAAGGTCAAATCACCAG CGGATTGGTGGTCTTGTTATGGATCTTCAAGTCCCAACCTCAAATCATTTGCGATAAAAGTTCTTAGCCTCACTTGTAGTGCTACCGGATGTGAGAGAAATTGGAGTGTCTTTGATCAt ctTCATACCAAGAAGAGAAACCGATTGGCACAAGATCGGCTCAATAAATTGGTTTATGTGAAGTACAATCGCACTTTGGAAAGGCGATACAAGAGGAAAGACACAATAGATCCTATTCTATTAGAAGAGATTGATGATAGCAATGAATGGTTGGTTGGACATATGGATGGGGAATCTTCTAATAAAGATGATCTTGTGTTTGAGGATGGTGATTTGACATGGAATGTCGTTAGTAAGGCTTCGGGAGCTAATGATCCTATTTATAGCACTAGACGGGCATCTAGAGTTGATAAAGGAAAGAGTGTAGTTGCTTCGAGTTCGAGAAGGCTTTTAGATGAGGATGAAGATGAGGAGAGGGAAGTGAATGAGATGGAAGAGGACATTGGTGAAGACAAAGATGATGGGGATGATGCATTTGAGGATGATGGACTTGAGGATGATGATTTTTGA
- the LOC131004942 gene encoding probable serine/threonine-protein kinase PBL3 → MVRSYCRLKILWWKLQKYVATGHLTPKSDVYNFGVVLLELLSGKRAFGDKNFGRAKETLVDWTKPFLMDSRKLLRIMYSKKGAQEAAAIALRCLDNDPNNRPAMTKALAALDDVQTSTAAPRISHRAVNHKLSPHRQ, encoded by the exons ATGGTGAGAAGTTACTGCAG GTTGAAGATCCTTTGGTGGAAGCTACAAA AGTACGTAGCAACGGGCCACTTGACTCCCAAGAGTGATGTGTACAACTTCGGAGTTGTCCTGCTGGAGCTGCTATCGGGGAAACGGGCGTTCGGAGACAAGAATTTCGGGAGAGCCAAGGAGACGTTGGTGGACTGGACGAAGCCATTCCTCATGGACAGCAGGAAACTGTTGAGGATCATGTACTCTAAGAAGGGGGCACAGGAGGCAGCAGCCATCGCCTTGCGCTGCCTCGACAACGATCCCAACAATCGACCGGCCATGACGAAGGCCTTGGCCGCCCTCGACGACGTCCAGACGTCTACAGCTGCTCCCAGAATCTCACATCGAGCTGTGAATCACAAGCTGAGTCCTCATAGACAATGA